Proteins encoded within one genomic window of Halocatena marina:
- a CDS encoding UDP-N-acetylglucosamine 2-epimerase, with product MDNIQIYDNRLAHQMEAGDTVLAVVTATKPDFYKQAPIVMAAQRRGVPCFVLHTGQHHDDLLGHGLTEYGLDERIAVDLGIRGDLSQKAAELIALIKEFSNHISDVYPDTTVMPIVHGDTLAAGIVPQAWMFATNQLVAHNEAGLRGMSPSFTNEADPAAFIDDQWEGKWSLNRTEPFPEQYDTFIGSAASLYQFAPTELNREHLVREGYPAEVAGRTRIPVVGNSVVDTIAMKADENLSESVFDVFPVLEARDDWIRVDIHRRANLLPDRFRSIIDCVVRLVKTGYNVAFVELTATRAALENYGLRDRLVGLADDRENFLFTPLWQKHAHVYEFLRSGQCFAELTDSGSMQEELNHIDETFCLTVRYNTDRPETVFDAQTNLLVPPTSGEAMYDLLTHVYESDSIRQRMSDGPSLYGENVGDSIVEFLMEHRDENPFDWAHERLGFEANTQRFEYL from the coding sequence ATGGACAATATTCAGATATATGATAACAGACTCGCGCATCAAATGGAAGCTGGAGACACCGTTTTGGCTGTTGTAACTGCCACCAAGCCGGATTTTTACAAACAGGCGCCCATTGTCATGGCCGCCCAGCGTCGAGGAGTTCCGTGTTTTGTTCTTCATACTGGTCAACATCACGATGATCTTTTGGGGCACGGATTAACCGAGTATGGACTCGATGAACGCATCGCAGTCGATCTCGGTATCCGGGGGGATCTCTCTCAGAAGGCAGCCGAATTGATAGCGCTGATCAAGGAGTTTTCAAACCATATATCTGATGTTTACCCAGACACAACGGTCATGCCGATCGTCCACGGTGATACGCTTGCTGCGGGTATCGTTCCCCAGGCATGGATGTTCGCAACAAACCAGCTTGTCGCACACAATGAGGCAGGCCTCCGTGGAATGTCTCCATCGTTCACAAACGAAGCCGACCCAGCAGCGTTTATCGACGATCAGTGGGAGGGTAAGTGGTCGCTTAATCGGACCGAACCGTTTCCCGAACAGTACGACACGTTCATTGGATCTGCAGCCTCTCTCTACCAGTTTGCACCAACTGAACTGAATCGTGAGCATCTCGTTCGTGAAGGCTATCCTGCTGAGGTTGCCGGCCGTACTCGAATACCGGTCGTCGGAAATTCCGTGGTCGATACGATCGCTATGAAGGCTGATGAGAATCTGTCCGAATCGGTATTTGATGTCTTTCCAGTGTTGGAGGCTCGGGACGACTGGATTCGGGTTGACATTCACCGTCGAGCGAACTTACTCCCCGACCGGTTTCGTTCCATCATCGACTGTGTTGTTCGCCTCGTGAAAACTGGATACAACGTCGCATTCGTCGAACTCACGGCAACTCGAGCTGCGCTCGAAAACTACGGTCTCCGTGATCGACTCGTCGGTCTTGCCGACGATCGTGAGAACTTCTTGTTCACACCGCTTTGGCAAAAGCACGCTCACGTGTATGAGTTCCTACGGTCCGGGCAGTGCTTCGCTGAGTTGACGGACTCTGGGAGTATGCAAGAGGAGCTAAACCACATTGATGAGACTTTCTGTCTCACCGTGCGATACAACACCGATCGTCCAGAGACGGTGTTCGATGCACAGACGAATCTGCTTGTACCACCGACGTCCGGTGAGGCCATGTACGATCTGCTGACTCATGTATACGAATCCGATTCAATCCGTCAACGCATGTCCGATGGTCCATCTCTCTACGGAGAGAACGTCGGGGATTCGATCGTGGAGTTCCTGATGGAACACCGCGACGAGAATCCGTTCGATTGGGCACACGAACGGTTGGGTTTTGAAGCGAATACGCAGCGCTTCGAGTATCTGTGA
- the rpl12p gene encoding 50S ribosomal protein P1: MEYIYAALILNETDEEITEDNVTSVLETAGADIEESRVKALIAALDDVDIEEAVEQAAAVPAGGAGGAAAEPADETEEVEEEDEAEEAEAEEEDEEDDEADGEGLGQLFG; the protein is encoded by the coding sequence ATGGAGTACATTTACGCAGCACTCATCCTGAACGAAACGGACGAAGAGATCACTGAAGACAACGTTACCAGCGTTCTTGAGACCGCTGGTGCTGACATCGAAGAATCTCGTGTGAAGGCACTCATCGCCGCACTCGACGATGTTGACATCGAGGAAGCCGTCGAGCAGGCGGCTGCTGTTCCCGCGGGAGGGGCAGGCGGTGCGGCCGCAGAGCCAGCAGACGAGACTGAGGAAGTCGAAGAAGAAGACGAAGCCGAAGAAGCTGAAGCCGAAGAAGAAGACGAAGAGGACGACGAGGCAGACGGTGAGGGTCTCGGTCAGCTGTTCGGTTAA
- a CDS encoding 50S ribosomal protein L1 — translation MANQEIEDIVSRALDEAPPRNFSETVDIAINLRDLDLNDPNNRVDEGIVLPSGTGQDTRIVVFAEGETALRAEEVADEVLDSDALSDLGDDNNAAKDLASETDFFVAEAGMMQDIGRYLGTVLGPRGKMPTPLQPDDDVVEVVNRMKNTVQLRSGERRTFHTRVGSAEMSAEDIADNIDVIIRRLEANLEKGPLNIDSIYVKTTMGPTMEVV, via the coding sequence ATGGCAAATCAGGAAATAGAGGATATAGTCTCTCGCGCACTTGATGAGGCACCGCCACGGAATTTCTCCGAGACGGTCGATATCGCCATCAACCTGCGCGATTTGGATCTCAATGACCCTAATAACCGCGTCGATGAAGGCATCGTCCTTCCGAGCGGAACGGGGCAAGACACACGTATCGTCGTATTCGCCGAGGGTGAGACAGCCCTTCGCGCAGAAGAAGTTGCCGACGAGGTACTCGACAGTGACGCGCTGTCGGACCTCGGTGACGACAACAACGCTGCGAAGGATCTCGCAAGCGAGACGGACTTCTTCGTCGCAGAAGCGGGTATGATGCAGGACATCGGTCGTTACCTCGGGACCGTACTCGGTCCGCGGGGCAAGATGCCGACACCCCTACAGCCCGATGATGATGTTGTCGAAGTTGTTAACAGGATGAAAAACACTGTGCAGCTTCGAAGCGGCGAACGGCGTACGTTTCACACTCGCGTCGGCTCGGCCGAGATGTCGGCTGAGGATATCGCCGACAACATCGATGTCATCATCCGTCGTCTTGAGGCCAATCTGGAAAAGGGGCCGCTCAACATCGACTCGATCTACGTAAAGACAACGATGGGCCCAACGATGGAGGTCGTCTAA
- a CDS encoding VOC family protein produces MNAVLDHVMMRVEDLEAALDWYQTHFDYEETGRWEADTFTNVFLAPEDRHEDSAQLELTYNHDGRSYEMGDAWGHIAVRVDDVYDAYEELMDAGVEDYRDPDSCGGRYAFVKDPDGHEIEIVQRDHGARWSLDHTMVRVEDADATIGWYARKLEYDLVRRSEMDDFALYFMKPDAAEEAMSMELTYNYDGRSYEIGDAWGHVAVRTDDLDEAWDTLMDRRAEDYRDPESCDNRYAFTKTNDGHEIEVVKR; encoded by the coding sequence ATGAACGCCGTACTCGATCACGTGATGATGCGCGTTGAGGATTTGGAAGCCGCCCTCGATTGGTATCAGACCCACTTCGACTACGAGGAGACGGGTCGGTGGGAGGCTGATACGTTCACCAACGTGTTTCTCGCTCCCGAGGATCGACACGAGGACAGCGCGCAGTTGGAACTGACGTACAACCACGACGGGCGCTCGTACGAGATGGGTGATGCGTGGGGACACATCGCTGTACGCGTCGACGACGTGTACGATGCCTACGAGGAGTTGATGGATGCTGGTGTCGAGGACTACCGCGATCCCGACTCCTGTGGTGGGCGGTACGCCTTCGTGAAAGATCCCGACGGCCACGAGATCGAGATCGTCCAACGCGACCACGGTGCACGCTGGAGTCTCGATCACACGATGGTCCGCGTTGAAGACGCTGACGCTACAATTGGGTGGTACGCCCGCAAGCTGGAGTACGATCTGGTCCGTCGCTCCGAGATGGACGACTTCGCGCTGTACTTCATGAAACCTGATGCGGCCGAGGAAGCGATGTCGATGGAGCTGACATACAACTACGACGGACGTTCATACGAGATAGGCGACGCGTGGGGACACGTCGCGGTCCGCACAGACGACCTCGATGAAGCATGGGACACACTCATGGACCGTCGCGCCGAGGACTACCGTGACCCCGAGAGCTGCGACAACCGCTATGCGTTCACGAAAACGAACGACGGACACGAAATAGAGGTCGTCAAACGCTAA
- a CDS encoding 50S ribosomal protein L10, with product MSAGTDLERKTEVIPEWKREEVDALVELLEQYESVGIVNIAGIPSKQLQEMRRDLHGNAELRVSRNTLIARSLENAEGGLDELTDLVTGQIGIIGTDDNPFGLYKELEASKTPAPINPGEVAPNEIVIAEGDTGIDPGPFVGELQQVGANARIEDGSIRVLEDSQVLDAGEEVDAQLANVLSELGIEPKEVGLDLRGVYSEGVFFDPEELAIDIEQYRTDIQSAAAAGRNLSINAVYPTTQTADGLLSKASTEARSLGLFAAIESPDIADDLVSKADAQMRALAAVIDDDEALPEELRGVEVAPAPTESESSDDDDDSVDEQETETEDVDDDDDDDDGAEGLGAMFG from the coding sequence ATGTCTGCCGGAACTGATCTCGAACGCAAGACTGAGGTCATTCCCGAGTGGAAACGCGAGGAGGTCGATGCACTCGTAGAGCTTTTAGAGCAGTACGAGAGCGTCGGTATCGTGAATATCGCGGGCATCCCGAGCAAGCAGCTACAGGAGATGCGTCGTGATCTACACGGCAATGCTGAACTCCGCGTGAGCCGAAATACGCTCATTGCCCGCTCGCTCGAAAACGCAGAAGGTGGGCTCGATGAGCTAACTGACCTCGTGACCGGTCAGATCGGCATTATCGGAACGGATGACAATCCGTTCGGTCTGTACAAGGAACTCGAAGCATCGAAAACGCCTGCACCAATCAATCCAGGCGAGGTCGCACCGAACGAAATCGTTATCGCTGAGGGAGATACGGGAATCGATCCCGGTCCTTTCGTGGGAGAGCTACAGCAGGTCGGCGCGAACGCGCGCATCGAGGACGGCTCGATCCGTGTTCTCGAAGATTCTCAAGTGCTTGATGCTGGCGAGGAAGTGGACGCACAGCTCGCCAACGTGTTGAGCGAACTCGGAATCGAGCCAAAGGAGGTCGGACTCGACCTTCGTGGTGTCTATTCCGAAGGCGTATTCTTCGACCCAGAAGAGCTCGCCATCGATATCGAGCAGTACCGGACGGACATCCAGTCCGCCGCGGCTGCCGGACGGAATCTCTCGATCAACGCTGTCTACCCGACGACGCAAACCGCCGACGGGTTGCTCTCGAAGGCGAGCACCGAGGCTCGCAGTCTCGGTCTGTTCGCAGCAATCGAAAGCCCCGATATCGCAGACGATCTCGTCAGCAAGGCCGACGCGCAAATGCGCGCGCTTGCAGCGGTCATCGACGACGACGAGGCACTGCCGGAAGAGTTGCGCGGCGTCGAAGTAGCGCCTGCGCCCACTGAATCCGAATCGTCCGACGATGACGATGACTCGGTAGACGAACAGGAAACCGAGACCGAAGACGTCGACGATGACGATGACGACGACGATGGCGCCGAGGGTCTCGGCGCGATGTTCGGATAA
- a CDS encoding 50S ribosomal protein L11, which yields MAGTIEVLVSGGQATPGSPLGPELGPTPVDVQAVVNAINEQTAAFDGTEVPVTISYEDDGSFEIEVGVPPTAALIKDELGFETGSGRPNTEFVADMSIDQLKQVAEQKQSDLLAYDTKNAAKEVAGTCVSLGVTVEGENARTFKERIDAGDYDDYFETAA from the coding sequence ATGGCTGGAACGATTGAGGTACTCGTCTCTGGCGGACAGGCTACTCCTGGTTCGCCGCTTGGGCCTGAACTCGGCCCGACACCGGTAGATGTGCAGGCGGTCGTCAACGCTATCAATGAACAGACAGCTGCGTTCGACGGCACAGAAGTCCCCGTCACCATCTCCTATGAGGACGACGGAAGCTTCGAGATTGAAGTGGGTGTCCCGCCAACGGCGGCACTCATTAAAGACGAACTCGGTTTCGAGACCGGAAGTGGTCGGCCGAATACAGAGTTTGTCGCAGATATGTCTATCGACCAACTAAAACAGGTCGCAGAGCAGAAACAATCTGATCTTCTCGCTTATGACACCAAGAACGCAGCAAAAGAGGTCGCAGGCACGTGTGTTTCACTTGGCGTCACTGTCGAAGGTGAGAACGCTCGAACGTTCAAAGAGCGCATTGACGCGGGCGACTACGACGACTATTTCGAGACAGCAGCGTAG
- a CDS encoding TIGR04206 family protein, translating into MSTTAKRRLLIVLLLGLIPWTVVTVSGTVTLVLPFGLIDAQSWRLLTLPEYLRLSGGRVAPFIEAWPLSVFLYAGTLVSAIGGVFGREDPRLTGGFLALTAVGQLPFVFGLSQRFGYTAIPVGIVLMLAAAWWCYWPMVRASSG; encoded by the coding sequence ATGAGCACGACGGCGAAACGACGATTACTGATCGTTTTGCTCCTCGGTCTCATTCCGTGGACAGTCGTGACGGTATCCGGAACCGTGACGCTCGTCCTCCCATTCGGGTTGATTGACGCACAATCGTGGCGTCTCCTCACACTGCCCGAGTATCTCCGTCTTTCTGGTGGGCGGGTCGCGCCGTTTATCGAAGCGTGGCCGCTCAGCGTGTTCCTGTACGCCGGAACGCTCGTGAGCGCCATCGGTGGCGTGTTCGGACGTGAGGATCCCCGGCTGACGGGAGGATTTCTAGCGCTTACCGCCGTCGGACAGCTCCCATTCGTTTTCGGACTCTCGCAACGATTTGGCTACACAGCGATTCCTGTTGGAATCGTTCTGATGCTCGCCGCCGCGTGGTGGTGCTACTGGCCGATGGTGCGAGCATCGTCAGGATAA
- a CDS encoding GTP-binding protein → MGLEEEIDEIEEEIASTPYNKSTEAHIGRLKAKLAQKKETLENRSSAGGGQGYAVEKTGDATVALVGFPSVGKSTLLNALTNAESETAAYEFTTLDVNPGILEYNGANIQLLDVPGLIEGAAGGRGGGREVLSVVRTADVVLFVLSVFEIEQYERLREELYHNKIRLDTRPPSMNVTKKHKGGIKVTTNGDVGLEDATIAEVLREHGYVNADVTIREPISVDQLIDGLMHNRIYLPSIVTVNKADLIDHDYLETVNEQLREHDIDPEQAVFISAHEEKGLESLKESIQNAIGLIRIYMDKPGRGVDYEEPLILREGDTVEDACKKLGGDFRERFRFARVTGPSAKHDEQQVGLDHELADEDVLRLTVRR, encoded by the coding sequence ATGGGTCTTGAGGAGGAAATCGATGAGATTGAAGAAGAGATAGCCAGTACTCCGTACAACAAGTCTACTGAGGCCCACATCGGTCGCTTGAAAGCAAAGCTCGCACAGAAAAAAGAAACACTTGAAAACCGTTCATCAGCGGGAGGTGGTCAGGGGTATGCGGTCGAGAAAACTGGGGATGCGACGGTAGCACTCGTCGGATTTCCGAGTGTTGGAAAGTCAACGCTCCTCAATGCACTGACGAATGCAGAGAGCGAGACCGCTGCGTACGAGTTCACAACGCTGGATGTCAATCCTGGAATACTCGAATACAACGGAGCGAACATTCAGTTGCTCGACGTTCCCGGGCTCATCGAGGGGGCAGCGGGTGGGCGTGGCGGTGGCAGAGAAGTGCTCTCGGTTGTTCGAACTGCTGATGTCGTGCTGTTCGTTCTGTCGGTGTTCGAGATCGAACAGTACGAGCGTCTGCGTGAGGAGCTATACCACAACAAGATCCGGCTCGACACGCGGCCACCGAGCATGAACGTCACAAAAAAGCACAAAGGTGGAATTAAAGTGACCACCAACGGTGATGTTGGACTCGAAGATGCGACGATCGCAGAGGTCCTCAGAGAACACGGCTACGTGAACGCGGATGTGACGATCCGCGAGCCCATCAGTGTTGATCAGCTCATCGATGGGCTGATGCACAACCGAATTTATCTTCCATCGATTGTCACTGTCAACAAAGCCGACCTCATCGACCATGACTATCTCGAAACCGTAAACGAACAGCTGCGCGAGCACGACATCGACCCTGAGCAGGCCGTGTTCATCAGTGCTCATGAGGAGAAAGGACTGGAGAGCCTGAAGGAATCGATTCAGAACGCGATCGGACTCATCCGCATTTACATGGACAAGCCCGGCCGGGGCGTCGACTACGAGGAGCCGCTCATTCTCCGAGAGGGTGACACCGTCGAAGACGCCTGCAAGAAACTTGGTGGCGATTTCCGCGAGCGATTCCGCTTTGCACGGGTCACTGGACCGAGTGCGAAACACGACGAACAACAAGTCGGGTTGGATCACGAGCTCGCGGACGAAGACGTGCTCCGGCTCACCGTCCGTCGATGA